From Callithrix jacchus isolate 240 chromosome 3, calJac240_pri, whole genome shotgun sequence, a single genomic window includes:
- the GSX2 gene encoding GS homeobox 2, producing MSRSFYVDSLIIKDSSRPAPSLPEPHPGPDFFIPLGMPSPLVMSVSGPGCPSRKSGAFCVCPLCVTSHLHSSRGSVGAASGSAGAGVTGAGGSGVVAGGAGALPLLKSQFSSAPGDAQFCPRVNHAHHHHHPPQHHHHHHQPQQPGSAAAAAAAAAAAAAAAALGHPQHHAPVCAATTYNVADPRRFHCLTMGGSDASQVPNGKRMRTAFTSTQLLELEREFSSNMYLSRLRRIEIATYLNLSEKQVKIWFQNRRVKHKKEGKGTQRNSHAGCKCVGSQVHYSRSEDEDSLSPASANDDKEISPL from the exons ATGTCGCGCTCCTTCTATGTCGACTCGCTCATCATCAAGGACTCCTCACGGCCCGCACCCTCGCTGCCTGAACCGCACCCTGGGCCGGATTTCTTCATTCCGCTTGGCATGCCGTCCCCATTGGTGATGTCCGTGTCCGGTCCCGGCTGCCCATCCCGCAAGAGCGGCGCGTTCTGCGTGTGCCCCCTCTGCGTCACTTCGCACCTGCACTCCTCTCGGGGATCTGTGGGCGCCGCCAGCGGGAGCGCGGGGGCCGGGGTTACCGGGGCCGGAGGCAGTGGGGTGGTGGCTGGGGGCGCAGGGGCCCTGCCTCTGCTCAAGAGCCAGTTCTCTTCCGCTCCTGGGGACGCGCAGTTTTGCCCGCGGGTTAACCACGcgcaccatcaccaccacccgccgcagcaccaccatcaccaccaccagcccCAGCAGCCTGGATcggccgcggcggcggcggcagcagcggcggcggcggcggccgccgCGGCCTTGGGGCACCCGCAACACCACGCACCTGTCTGCGCCGCCACCACCTACAACGTGGCAGACCCGCGGAGATTCCACTGCCTCACCATGG GAGGCTCTGACGCCAGCCAGGTACCAAATGGCAAGAGGATGAGGACAGCGTTCACTAGCACACAGCTCCTGGAGCTGGAGCGAGAATTCTCTTCCAACATGTACCTGTCTCGACTCCGGAGGATCGAAATCGCCACTTACCTGAACCTGTCGGAGAAGCAGGTGAAAATCTGGTTTCAGAACCGCCGAGTGAAGCATAAGAAGGAGGGGAAGGGCACGCAGAGGAACAGTCACGCGGGCTGCAAGTGCGTCGGGAGCCAGGTGCACTACTCGCGCTCCGAGGATGAGGACTCCCTGTCGCCGGCCTCGGCCAACGATGACAAGGAGATTTCTCCCTTATGA